A window of Xiphophorus hellerii strain 12219 chromosome 19, Xiphophorus_hellerii-4.1, whole genome shotgun sequence contains these coding sequences:
- the grxcr1b gene encoding glutaredoxin domain-containing cysteine-rich protein 1, which produces MDGPKMKEKAGKTVRFRVASANSGRVLAEVFKDERTWCGSVSDSADSDGTGSMEAEQGSLPPPSEANRHLNGLEAAGDENGCESDDLLLYASVKREMMFSNKRINICSKNGTIRGVRNKVSAGQVLFNNLSNMYSGRHQRRRPWEKE; this is translated from the exons ATGGATGGGccaaagatgaaagaaaaagccGGGAAAACGGTCCGGTTCAGAGTCGCATCTGCCAACAGTGGCCGAGTCCTGGCTGAGGTGTTCAAGGACGAGAGGACCTGGTGCGGCTCGGTCTCTGACTCTGCAGACTCGGACGGCACCGGCAGCATGGAGGCAGAGCAGGGAAGTCTGCCGCCCCCCAGTGAGGCCAACAGGCACCTGAACGGCCTGGAGGCTGCCGGGGACGAGAACGGCTGTGAGTCCGATGACCTGCTGCTGTATGCCAGTGTCAAGAGGGAGATGATGTTCAGCAACAAGAGGATCAACATCTGCAGTAAGAACGGAACCATCCGAGGGGTGAGGAACAAAGTGAGCGCAGGCCAAGTGCTTTTCAACAACCTCTCTAATATGTACTCT GGTCGTCATCAGAGAAGAAGACCCTGGGAAAAGGAGTGA